The Glycine soja cultivar W05 chromosome 15, ASM419377v2, whole genome shotgun sequence region TTAGCCATGGAGACATTAGACCACATCTAAAGATCCTGACTTATGAATCGGTTGTTTATTCATTTTGGCAGCCTTAGACTTGAGTATAGTGTGTGTTCTAAGTATTGGAGGGAAGAATGACAAAGTCTAAATAAGGAGGATTTAGTCAATTAGAGAGAATTGTGAAAATGAGTTATTGATGATAAGAATAAAACCTAGGATGATAATGAAAGTAAGTTAGTGTAACAAGTGATGACAATGGTTAAGGACTTGACGAGAGCTGTTAACAATTCAAAGATATATAGACTCGATCACGGGTGTGAAGGATTTACTATAGAGACCTAGTTAGGGTGGTGATTTGTAAACCCTATAggctaattatttattatttacacttctatcttgtttgatttaattattaatgatataaggcatttcatttattattgtcaaaataaataataataataataataataataataataataatgatgatgatgatagatTGATACTAGTATATGATTGTGAATCATGGGTCATGTTTTCACATCAGGGCATGATTAAGTGtaatgatgtaaaaaaattgacCCACTATCAGAAAATTTCTACATAGGAGAGTTATAAAAATGTCATAAGCATTCTCAAAGTGACTAGTGTATATAGTCTTTAGACCTAAAAGTTTATATGTTTCTTGCATGaagaattttaagttttaataacATCAAAAGTTGCTTGTGATCAGGTGATTATAAAGCTATTTATGCAGCATATACCAAATTGTGAAGAGTAATGTGAGTGATTTAGATGGGATTTGTCCCTCTTTCATAACAAGAGTAATATTTGTAGCGCCTTTTGATAGAGTAAGACAGTTATGCATAGTCTTGCTAAATTATTCAATATGAGATATTGGTCTCATTAATTCTGTCTTCTTGAGTATCATGAATAATTGATCTATATCTTGTGTTCAATTATGATGTTTGGACAAAGGGACTAATTTAtacacaacacaaaaacatatatatatgtgtgtaaatCATGGGACATTCATATTACTTGCATAACAAACATGTGTTATCAGATATTGCTGactgtttataatattaaatatgatttaacaTTATTACCAACCTAATAAGAACGTATAAGCTATAGACTcaacaatgggtgccaagtatTTACTAGAGGCCTAGTTAGGGTGGTGATTTGTAAGCCCTAGAGGCCAATCATTTCTTATTTACATTTCTatcttgttttgtttaattattaatgatataagacattttatttattgtcaaaatgaataatgataataataataattattataatacattgATACTAGTATGTGAATGAACTAATGATTGTGAATCATGGATTATGAATATGAGATATGATGTCTTCACATCATAACATGATTAAGAGTAACGATGTACAAAATTGACTTACTATGAGAAAATTTCTACATAAGAGAGTTATAAAAATGTCATAAGCAATCTCAAAGTGATTGGTGTATATAGTCTTTAGACCTAAAGTCTATATGATTCCTCCATGAAGTGTTGTAAGTTTTAATACCATCAAAAGTTACTTGTGATCAACTGATTATAAAGCTATTTATTGGACATACCAAATTGTGAAGAGACATGTGAGTGATTTAGATGAAATTTGTTCCTCCTTCGTAGCAAGAATAATGTTTGTGGGTTTTCTTGATACAGTAAGACAGTGGTACATGATCTTGCTAAATGATTCAATATTGAATATTGGTCTCATTTATCCTGTCTTCTTAagtataaagaaataaattagtCTATCTTGTGTTCAACTAATTATGATATTTGGACAAAGGGACTAATTTATACACacagagaaaaatatatatatttcaaatcaCGGGACATATTGTACAAATAGTTAACACGAATAATGACTATGAAGGTCAGAAATTTCAGAAAGGttcagaaaaaatataaaatccacCCTCCAAATATTATCCCCAATGGCAGGTACACAAAATAATAGTGATCACTATTCATGTATTTTGATTATGGTTTTGGTTTTAAGATGAATGTATAAATTATGAGAGAAATTAATTATCTCTAAACTCCTTTTGTTAGGTCAAACTCCCTCCCATCCAGTTTTTCAACATCTGAAGTGCAGCTTTTGGTTGATCCATAGGGACAAGGTGTCCAGCCTCATATACCTGTTGTATAGTatcacataaaaaaaagttaccaaATGGTAAATTAACAGTGCCACACTGTCACAATCAAAAATACAACCCTGACCACAAACCTTAAGGAAAGAGAGAGGTCCATAGCTATTCAGAGACCCTGCTTCTGCGCCATCAACAACAAATTTCACGGTAGGAGATGTTCCAAAGGCCTTTTGGCCTGACCACTCCATGGCATAAACCCACCTTGAATTCCCTGCCAAAAGAGAACCACATCCAGAACTCAATCTAACATACACATAGCTTttcaacacaaaaaacaaattGCTAAGTGTCAACAATGCACTCTCTAATCACTTTTATAAATACACTCAATTGTTgtcaaaattttattgaaaataaaaaaaaaaatataagagtcTCACTcattatatttgtaattttcaataaattttaactaagagTAAATAATGTGATAATGTGTTAGAAAGAGTATGTTATTGACTCCCCTAACACAAATTTGTTGGAAATGAATCAAGTAGTCTCACCAAGCCAATTGCATCTGAGATCTTCTTCCCCTGCATACACAAGCAACTTGATTCCATCCTCAAGAAGTGCAGGAATCCCCACATCCAAGTTTTTCATCAAATCTTGCGCCATAGCATCATACACGGTTGAACTGCATGAAACAAACTGCAAGTCTGCCGCCACACCTAAAGCACTCTTCACTTTCTGCAGGTTTAACAACGTGTCCACGCTCTTGAAGTCATAGCACAATTCTCCCACACATTTTTTTCTGATGTCATAGTACTGCAATTTGCATATCAGCAAAATGCAGTAAGCAAACTGAACTAAgtagtgaaaaaataataagagaaaaaaaataccctGTTCTTTCATGATTACTTACATTAATGTCACCAGCAATGGACATGATACTATTGAATATGCCATCACAAATATTAAATGCAATCTCACAACTCTGTCCACCTTTATTATCTGAATTATCAAAACCCAAACAGGATCACAAAGTGAAACATTATAAAGGGGTGTGTGCATCAGTGATAAAGGGAAAAGAACTCAATTGGTTTGTACCGCAAGTTTTAGCAGCTTGTTCACAATCTGGGATTGACTTGCTGATTTGATCGTGTTCAGCCTTTGTAATTACTCCGTTCTCTAATGCATAATCTGGGTATGCTGGGTACTGAATTGCAGGATTTGTTAAACCATTACCAATTGCAAAACCCTGTTGTTATTTGTGGAAATCAAACAGTGTtaagaaatttacaataattcatgAATTTTGTTTAGCCAACTGAGTTTGACCCTCTTAACCAAAATATTAACCTTCTTTGATcgttcaaaatataaattatcctATTAGAAATAGTGTAAGACCTTGAGGTTGATATGAATTCCTTGattttctttgtttccttggttaACACGGGATGCAAGAGCTGGAGCATAATGTCCAGCGTATGATTCTCCAGTGATATAAAAGTCATTCTTAACGAATTGAGGATGTGCCTTGAAAAACTCCTGTCATTatagtaaattaatttagtgCATGTTACTTATagacaacaaaattatattgtatTCAGAAAACCCACTAGGATGAGCCCAGTGGCAACAATTGGGGTAGAATACATATATAAAGTTATAGATTCAAACATCATATAGATCATtgtagaaagaaaacaaaaaaaatagacaaaatttaaatacagttctaatcagaattaaaatttcacttggATAATCTGTACTCAAATTGTTCAGACCCAAATTCAATTCTAACTAGGATcctattttatcaaaaattcaATCACCATTCACGTTTATTACAACAATTAATAACAATTTctataaaacaaaatcatattttatcttcgttatattttcttaatatagtgaaaaacaattttttttaaaaagtgagtCGACCTGAAAATTAATAGGAAAATGCTGATTTGTATGAAATGTGTTTCGTTAAGATGCACGAATTCTTTGTATTTTGACAAATAATGTTCCACGTATCAATTCGTGTGTTTCGCATCGTGTTTTATTCGTAACAATATCattgctaaaaaaaatatttaaaatgccTATAAAATTGCATATAAGTTTTATCCATCCAAATACATAactgtgaataaaaaaaaatggactttATATTTATTACCTGCAAGAAGTCATATAAATCATTGCTAATGCATGCTTCATCATGACGAATGTCACTAGCATCAAAAGAGTAACTAAAACCTGTCCCCGTAGGTtggtcaacaaataaaatatttgatgcctgaaaatgaaggaaaagaaaaaaaacttgttgtgcgagtaagaaaaaaaattggtgcAACAAGTAGATTCTCTAATTTAACCAATGGTATGACTATGTATGCTTTAGGATTGAACCACCAGTGATACATTATCTccataaaggaaaaaagaaacatgGAAATTACTCTTTACCTGGTCCCAACCATAATCATTCCATATAAGAGACAAGTTGTTGCCAATATGAAAAGGGCCATTTTCGTAAAACAAAGCCAATTCACCACCACACCCTGGTCCTCCAGTCAACCATATGACAACTGGATCATCCTTGTTATTTCGTGATTCAAAGAAAAAGTAGAACATCCTGCATGCATGTCAAAGAAATTTCGATCAGGATTACATTCATATTAGAGAGTAATTAAAAGgacacaaaatttaaattaactaactaaataaaatgacaatacagcacttgaattaaataactaaTTTCAAACCAATTAGTCAATGATGGATGTGTGATCATTATTAAACTTGGAATTATCCAAATTcacacatatataaaattacaaaatattattaaccAATTTCATAAATCAAGCCAATAAAGGATGTGGGGTCATAATTAGACTTAGAATTATCCAAATTCACGGATAAATACGATATAACTAAGCCTTATCAAATGATgtgatacaatattttttttctatgtgATGAATGCACTGGTATAGAATAATGATATTACATGAATATGACgcgaaattaaattttatccaaAGTATATTTGCTTGTAGGACAATTTAAAGATTCCTTAAGATTTTTACTCACTTTGAATCTATCAAGATTAGGGGTGGAAATGAGCTGAACAGCTTGTCGAGGGTCTTCGGCTTGTCCTATGTAAGGCTCGACTCGGCTTGGCTTGTTTACTATAAAAGGTCAAgctcaaactttttaaaaagtctttttagataaaaagaCCAAGCTCAAACCATAAAAAAAGCTTGTTAAGCTTAACAAGCCGACTTGTTTAactaagaataataataataataataataataactttattttatcaaatcttatcttatccagattttattctatctagattttattttattcagattttattctatctagattttatttcgtccagattttatttcatcccatcttatcttatcttatccagattttattttatttcgtttatgagcttggacttaaaatagatttgtaagctttggggttgagaacctatataacagcaccaaggttttagtttagggagttttttcggagaggagaataattctaggattttagaattccagtttttattactgttcatgcacactgttcacgtagaataaaattcattttctgcaaatcatctctaatccatacattttttaatattatgctctttttattttcttttgatatactttatgctttaacgacttgaattcaatatgattttgtttatcaattatttttggatgtgcgaaattttataagttttttttagttaatatttcattaggttttaaaataattaattaatcaaaacgTCTTTAAATAGACTTTTAAATAGGCTCGTGGGTCAAGCTAGGCTTTTATATAAGTCGAGCCGAGCCTTATAAAAAAAGCCCATGACATGAGTCAAACTCAAGCCTTACGTATTCAACTCAGGCCGAGCTCAAGCCTAGTAAAGTTTGGTTTGGCTAATTTTCACCCCTAATCACgatatatcaaataaattaaca contains the following coding sequences:
- the LOC114387086 gene encoding serine carboxypeptidase-like; this encodes MAPSSTLTLSKVSLLLFFLSLSSSYATSRLSHDHVNPPKSRAEKLIRSLNLFPKNPINIVKGDGLANAFVSGNIVEKKFSFLGDSGPSIEDLGHHAGYFSLPNSKAARMFYFFFESRNNKDDPVVIWLTGGPGCGGELALFYENGPFHIGNNLSLIWNDYGWDQASNILFVDQPTGTGFSYSFDASDIRHDEACISNDLYDFLQEFFKAHPQFVKNDFYITGESYAGHYAPALASRVNQGNKENQGIHINLKGFAIGNGLTNPAIQYPAYPDYALENGVITKAEHDQISKSIPDCEQAAKTCDNKGGQSCEIAFNICDGIFNSIMSIAGDINYYDIRKKCVGELCYDFKSVDTLLNLQKVKSALGVAADLQFVSCSSTVYDAMAQDLMKNLDVGIPALLEDGIKLLVYAGEEDLRCNWLGNSRWVYAMEWSGQKAFGTSPTVKFVVDGAEAGSLNSYGPLSFLKVYEAGHLVPMDQPKAALQMLKNWMGGSLT